The following proteins are co-located in the Trichormus variabilis 0441 genome:
- a CDS encoding IS4-like element ISAva1 family transposase — protein MVEDEVIASHLSALLTPAITSQENYYRQLGLRDRILNLPLMVAAVLTLLWRDVAGVTELTRMLAREGFLWCRPLEVSQQAISQRFLTFPAQLFEKVFKDLLPHLQASWQRRNQRKIPPSVQFTLTKFEKIWIVDCSILEALFQKLDSLKDAPQGQLAGKIGTVINLVNLLPVEIWFCENPRTADTKFEADILNLVTPHTLLLLDRGFYHFNFWLQLIAQNVNFITRLKKGAAIHVQQVFTDSFALRDRLVRLGSGTKKTTFITLRLVEIRSDKTWHSYLTSVLDPEVLPPYVVADLYRRRWRIEDAFNTVKRLLGLSYLWTGSVNGVQLQVWGTWLFYAVLVDLGDAVADELSLPFDSISLEMIYRGLYHFYVAHQQGKATDPIKYFASPENQDLGIVKRQRKPNMKLIVAPFPDQQRGTEEFFFQPPSKIPLTTGSQH, from the coding sequence ATGGTGGAAGACGAAGTAATAGCATCGCATCTGTCGGCATTACTAACACCAGCCATTACATCCCAAGAAAATTACTATCGGCAACTGGGATTAAGAGATAGGATTCTCAACTTACCATTAATGGTGGCGGCGGTGCTAACTCTACTCTGGCGTGATGTTGCAGGAGTCACGGAACTGACAAGAATGTTAGCCAGAGAAGGCTTTCTATGGTGTAGACCCCTGGAGGTTAGCCAGCAAGCAATATCTCAAAGGTTTTTAACTTTTCCGGCTCAATTATTTGAGAAAGTATTTAAAGATTTATTGCCACATTTACAAGCTTCTTGGCAAAGAAGAAATCAACGTAAAATCCCCCCAAGTGTTCAATTTACTTTGACGAAATTTGAAAAGATATGGATAGTAGACTGTTCAATCTTAGAAGCGTTATTTCAGAAGCTTGATAGCTTAAAAGATGCGCCCCAAGGACAATTAGCCGGAAAAATTGGCACGGTCATAAATTTAGTAAATCTTCTACCTGTAGAAATCTGGTTTTGTGAGAATCCCAGAACTGCTGATACAAAGTTTGAAGCAGATATTTTAAATTTAGTTACACCCCATACGTTGCTGTTACTAGATAGAGGATTCTATCACTTTAACTTTTGGCTACAATTAATTGCTCAGAATGTAAATTTTATTACTCGGTTGAAGAAGGGAGCAGCAATTCATGTCCAGCAAGTATTTACAGATAGCTTTGCGCTAAGAGACCGTTTGGTGCGTCTTGGTTCTGGCACAAAGAAAACTACGTTTATTACTTTACGTCTCGTTGAAATTCGTTCAGATAAAACATGGCATTCTTATTTAACTAGTGTACTTGACCCAGAAGTTTTACCTCCATACGTTGTAGCTGATTTATACCGCCGCAGATGGCGAATTGAAGATGCTTTTAATACTGTAAAGCGACTTTTGGGTTTAAGTTATTTATGGACTGGTTCTGTTAATGGTGTTCAATTGCAAGTTTGGGGTACTTGGTTATTTTATGCTGTATTGGTTGATTTAGGTGATGCTGTCGCTGACGAACTTTCTCTACCTTTTGACTCCATTTCTTTAGAGATGATTTATCGTGGACTTTATCATTTTTATGTAGCCCATCAACAAGGCAAGGCAACTGACCCTATTAAATATTTTGCATCTCCTGAAAATCAAGACTTAGGGATTGTTAAACGGCAACGAAAACCAAATATGAAGCTCATTGTTGCACCCTTCCCTGATCAACAACGAGGAACTGAGGAATTTTTCTTTCAACCTCCTTCTAAAATCCCCTTGACAACTGGCTCACAACATTAA
- a CDS encoding phage integrase gives MTIDEKIDEANAKLKAANTRVSIERRGNKLWLRATLPPKPHIDKQQPYQQKVSLDLNATPAGLQSAIIKAKSMGVALDSGKFSWDNWIETPGEEQTISQWLEKFEDDHWQRTKRTDAAMTTWKDYRIIFGKLPGDRTLTLEALLEVVKSTEPDSRTRKKTCTYLYKLGRFASLDGVEAIKELAGNYSADAVQPRKLPSDKLIAEYRETIKTESWRWVYGMLATYGLRSHEVFHLDLEDFPVVRVLKGKTGERFVYPLYPEWADKWNLQDFQPPEIDKSFSNAKLGTKVSGWFYDRKVPFRSYDLRHCYARRCFEFGLAPDWAAGLMGHSLPVHLKTYRAWIDEATYRRAYELVINRSDRPKPPCLPSG, from the coding sequence GTGACAATTGACGAGAAAATCGACGAAGCCAACGCGAAACTAAAAGCAGCTAACACCAGGGTATCCATTGAGCGGCGGGGTAATAAGCTATGGTTACGGGCGACGTTGCCACCCAAACCCCACATTGATAAGCAGCAACCTTATCAACAGAAGGTATCGCTTGACTTAAATGCTACGCCAGCCGGCTTGCAATCAGCCATCATTAAAGCCAAGTCGATGGGAGTGGCGCTGGACTCTGGGAAATTTTCTTGGGATAACTGGATCGAAACACCAGGGGAGGAGCAAACTATCTCCCAGTGGTTGGAGAAATTCGAGGATGACCACTGGCAGAGAACCAAGCGAACAGATGCGGCGATGACTACCTGGAAGGATTACCGGATTATTTTTGGTAAGCTCCCAGGCGATCGCACTCTCACCCTTGAAGCTCTACTAGAAGTAGTAAAAAGCACAGAACCTGACTCCAGAACCCGTAAGAAAACCTGCACCTATCTATATAAATTAGGAAGATTTGCATCCCTCGATGGAGTGGAAGCAATCAAGGAATTAGCTGGTAACTACTCAGCCGATGCCGTGCAGCCGCGTAAGCTTCCCAGTGATAAGCTTATCGCTGAGTATAGAGAGACTATTAAAACCGAGTCTTGGCGTTGGGTGTATGGGATGCTGGCGACTTATGGTTTGCGATCGCATGAAGTATTCCATCTGGACTTGGAAGATTTCCCAGTGGTGCGGGTACTGAAGGGGAAAACAGGAGAACGATTTGTTTACCCCTTGTATCCTGAATGGGCTGATAAGTGGAACCTACAGGATTTCCAGCCACCAGAAATTGACAAGAGTTTCAGCAATGCCAAGCTTGGGACTAAGGTGTCTGGGTGGTTTTATGATCGTAAAGTTCCGTTCAGGTCTTATGATTTACGCCACTGCTACGCCCGGCGGTGTTTTGAATTTGGATTAGCTCCCGATTGGGCGGCTGGGTTGATGGGACACTCCCTACCTGTGCATCTCAAGACTTATAGGGCTTGGATTGATGAGGCCACCTATCGACGGGCTTATGAGTTGGTGATCAATCGGAGTGATCGACCGAAGCCACCCTGTTTACCTAGTGGGTAG
- a CDS encoding chromophore lyase CpcT/CpeT → MTHSTDIATLARWMAADFSNQAQAFENPPFYAHIRVCMRPLPWEVLSGVGFFVEQAYDYMLNDPYRLRVLKLMTVGDRIHIENYIVKQEENFYGASRDLNRLKTLTSESLEKLPGCNMIVEWTGNSFKGTVEPGKGCIVVRKGQKTYLDSEFEINEEKFISLDRGRDLETDAHIWGSVAGPFYFVRLRNFADEVKISAE, encoded by the coding sequence ATGACTCATTCTACAGACATAGCCACCTTAGCACGGTGGATGGCAGCCGATTTTAGTAATCAAGCACAAGCTTTTGAAAACCCACCTTTTTACGCCCATATTCGTGTGTGTATGCGTCCCCTACCGTGGGAAGTATTGTCTGGAGTAGGTTTTTTCGTTGAACAAGCTTATGATTATATGCTGAATGATCCCTATCGTTTGCGGGTACTCAAGCTAATGACCGTAGGCGATCGCATCCATATTGAAAATTATATAGTTAAGCAAGAAGAGAATTTTTACGGTGCATCCCGTGACCTTAATCGGTTGAAAACTTTAACTAGCGAATCTTTGGAAAAATTACCAGGCTGTAACATGATTGTTGAGTGGACTGGTAACAGCTTTAAAGGTACGGTAGAACCAGGAAAAGGTTGTATTGTTGTTCGTAAAGGTCAAAAGACCTACTTAGATAGCGAATTTGAAATTAACGAAGAGAAATTTATCAGTCTTGATAGAGGGCGAGATTTAGAAACCGATGCACACATCTGGGGTTCTGTTGCTGGGCCGTTCTACTTTGTACGTTTGCGGAATTTTGCCGATGAGGTCAAAATAAGTGCCGAGTGA
- a CDS encoding VapE domain-containing protein, whose product MKSINPILHQNSDYAQAETFLSLLCGDSETAVTWQTFDDSDSEQKDRTLAQCWHDTLASSWNKLQRLNNKGAGVFVTVQETDGTGERKTANVVQVRALFIDCDNGIPDSWHLQPSLIVSTSADKCHAYWLLDESVQASADEFRGWQERLIAHYGSDKAVKDLARVMRLPGLLHKKGEPKLVTIFEASGTRYAVDEIMDGLPEVGKPAKVNQPKPNYSDANFREKLEHFANKLKQAKEGERNSTLNSTKYTLAGLFPDKLEDIDNCLFTVATECLGLSEEETRATLASANTGASKPITLTSNGGKRSKSNLMRDTLEQLFGNSLQWDEMQNKLRFRGIHMSIEKLHDICERELDLDLPFDNFRRIASVIAQDNPYHAVRSYLQSLTAAEDPEPILSALYQAMGITNRLHRLYVRRWLVSAVARALNPGCKADCALVLQGKQGIGKTTFFSSLFGESFQTLGEHKSDVDQLLAMTRSWCIEWGEIENAFSKKAVSAIKSFMSIERDTYRRPYASEPDTYPRHFVICGTTNQSEFLTDSTGNRRFWVVNLDQRVDTKAVEDMRDDVWSAVLALFLAGERWHLEGEEVEKAAEDTAQYEQDNPWTEKITAYTARHNPCTVADIMENALGFDVSKLNDKKAQGDVTAILRQLGYTKEQKRLNGVKARYWYRPTLENTSTDDVRVTRDNIPAEENIEYSEDLY is encoded by the coding sequence ATGAAATCTATTAACCCAATTCTACACCAAAACTCTGACTACGCGCAAGCTGAAACCTTCTTAAGCTTGCTATGTGGAGACTCAGAAACAGCCGTCACTTGGCAAACCTTTGACGACAGCGACAGCGAACAGAAAGATAGAACACTAGCCCAGTGCTGGCACGATACGTTAGCAAGCTCGTGGAACAAACTGCAACGACTGAACAACAAAGGTGCTGGCGTATTTGTCACAGTGCAAGAGACAGACGGCACAGGAGAGCGCAAGACAGCAAACGTAGTCCAAGTACGCGCGTTGTTCATCGACTGTGATAACGGTATACCCGATAGCTGGCATTTGCAGCCCAGTCTGATTGTCTCTACCAGTGCTGACAAGTGTCATGCTTACTGGTTGCTAGATGAGTCTGTGCAAGCGTCAGCCGATGAGTTCAGAGGTTGGCAAGAAAGGCTGATTGCTCACTATGGCTCAGACAAAGCTGTGAAGGACTTGGCGCGAGTCATGAGGCTACCAGGGCTACTGCACAAGAAAGGCGAACCCAAGCTGGTAACTATCTTCGAGGCTTCGGGTACACGGTATGCAGTAGATGAGATTATGGATGGGTTACCAGAAGTTGGCAAGCCAGCCAAGGTAAACCAGCCTAAGCCTAACTACTCTGATGCGAACTTCAGAGAGAAACTAGAACATTTTGCCAACAAACTAAAGCAAGCCAAGGAAGGCGAACGTAACAGCACTCTGAACTCTACCAAGTACACCTTAGCTGGCTTGTTCCCTGACAAACTCGAAGACATTGACAACTGTCTATTCACTGTTGCAACCGAGTGTCTAGGTTTGTCTGAAGAGGAAACCAGAGCAACGTTAGCCAGTGCAAACACAGGAGCCAGTAAGCCGATTACACTAACTAGCAACGGAGGCAAACGAAGCAAGAGTAACCTTATGCGGGATACCTTAGAGCAGTTATTTGGCAACAGCTTACAGTGGGATGAGATGCAGAATAAGCTTAGGTTCAGAGGCATTCACATGAGCATAGAGAAGCTACATGATATCTGTGAAAGAGAGTTAGACCTAGACCTACCGTTCGATAACTTCCGTAGGATTGCCTCTGTGATTGCACAAGACAACCCGTATCATGCTGTCCGTTCTTACCTCCAGAGCCTCACAGCCGCAGAAGACCCAGAGCCTATTCTGTCTGCCCTCTACCAAGCAATGGGAATCACCAACCGTTTACATAGGCTGTATGTTCGTCGTTGGCTTGTGTCTGCTGTTGCTCGTGCGCTTAACCCAGGATGCAAGGCTGATTGCGCGCTTGTGCTACAGGGTAAGCAAGGCATAGGTAAGACAACATTCTTTAGCAGTCTATTCGGTGAGTCCTTCCAGACGCTAGGGGAACACAAGAGCGACGTAGACCAACTGTTAGCCATGACTCGTAGCTGGTGTATCGAGTGGGGCGAGATAGAGAACGCATTCAGTAAGAAAGCCGTGTCAGCCATTAAGTCATTCATGAGCATAGAGCGTGACACCTACCGTAGACCTTACGCCAGTGAGCCTGACACCTACCCAAGACATTTTGTTATTTGCGGAACAACGAACCAGAGCGAATTTCTAACAGACAGCACAGGTAATCGTAGGTTTTGGGTTGTCAACTTAGACCAACGAGTAGACACCAAAGCCGTAGAAGACATGAGAGATGATGTCTGGTCAGCCGTGTTAGCTCTGTTCTTGGCTGGTGAACGCTGGCACTTGGAAGGCGAGGAAGTCGAGAAAGCAGCAGAAGATACAGCCCAATACGAACAAGATAACCCTTGGACAGAGAAAATAACAGCCTACACAGCGCGTCACAACCCTTGTACTGTTGCTGACATCATGGAAAACGCTTTAGGCTTCGACGTGAGCAAACTGAACGATAAGAAAGCACAGGGAGATGTTACAGCTATCCTTCGTCAACTTGGTTACACAAAAGAACAGAAGCGGCTTAACGGTGTAAAAGCTAGGTACTGGTATCGCCCAACCCTAGAAAACACTAGCACTGACGACGTAAGGGTAACTAGAGACAACATCCCTGCCGAAGAAAACATAGAATACTCAGAAGACCTTTACTAA
- a CDS encoding glycosyltransferase yields MDELAISISKLLVIWLVVQVGLVLKFLWSLNLRSHSLPDEKLPKTAVLLYLRGADPLLPDCLRSLLQQNYPRYDLKLIVDSEQDPAWQVVNETIKEIGANNFQINYLRTINQTCSLKCSSLVQAVSELDDSYQVVALVDAETIVHANWLRELVSPLTNPTVGVTTGNHWYVPTGTYWGTVVRYIGNISAIVQMYLYGIPWGGSLAIKTEVLHRTGLLERWEHTLSEDTMLSSVMAKYNLQVKFVPSLIMVNPQECDLPNLKYSFQRQLLSFRLYHPWWWVLVGEAVLTIGLPQLLLFVWFISFFSGQGDTAIFALSWYVIYILALTMLILFLELGVQPIIRSQGKPVTQLSASLILRIAMGIPLTHWVYGWAMIASLRMQTVNWCGVTYEVNGPVNIRLADYRPYQPLN; encoded by the coding sequence ATGGACGAATTGGCGATATCAATATCTAAGTTATTGGTGATTTGGTTAGTTGTTCAGGTGGGCTTGGTACTCAAATTTTTGTGGTCTTTGAACTTACGATCCCATAGCTTACCTGATGAGAAGTTGCCAAAAACGGCAGTATTGTTATATTTGCGGGGGGCAGATCCGTTATTACCTGATTGTTTGCGATCGCTCCTCCAGCAAAACTATCCACGCTATGATTTAAAGCTGATCGTCGATAGTGAACAAGACCCAGCTTGGCAAGTTGTCAACGAGACTATTAAAGAAATCGGGGCAAATAATTTTCAAATTAATTATTTGCGGACTATCAACCAAACTTGTAGTCTCAAATGCAGTTCCTTAGTGCAAGCTGTTTCAGAATTAGATGATTCTTATCAGGTAGTGGCTTTAGTAGATGCTGAGACTATCGTTCATGCCAATTGGTTACGAGAATTAGTTAGCCCTCTGACAAATCCGACGGTAGGAGTAACTACAGGTAATCATTGGTATGTACCTACAGGAACCTATTGGGGGACTGTGGTTCGGTACATTGGCAATATCTCGGCGATCGTCCAGATGTATCTATACGGCATTCCTTGGGGTGGAAGTTTAGCAATAAAAACGGAAGTACTGCACCGAACAGGGTTGTTAGAGAGGTGGGAACATACCCTGAGTGAGGATACGATGCTATCTAGCGTCATGGCTAAATATAATCTTCAGGTCAAGTTTGTACCTTCTCTGATTATGGTCAATCCACAAGAGTGTGATTTACCAAATTTAAAATACTCGTTCCAGCGCCAACTACTTTCGTTCCGACTTTATCATCCTTGGTGGTGGGTGTTAGTAGGTGAAGCGGTTTTAACAATAGGTCTACCTCAACTTCTATTGTTTGTGTGGTTTATCTCATTTTTTAGTGGGCAAGGAGATACAGCCATTTTTGCTTTGAGCTGGTATGTCATTTATATATTGGCATTAACTATGCTCATCCTGTTTTTAGAGTTGGGTGTACAACCAATCATACGTTCACAAGGTAAACCTGTAACTCAACTGTCAGCATCGCTCATCTTGAGAATAGCGATGGGAATACCACTTACACACTGGGTTTATGGCTGGGCAATGATAGCCTCTCTACGGATGCAAACAGTTAATTGGTGTGGTGTCACCTATGAAGTTAACGGGCCTGTGAATATTCGCCTAGCTGATTATCGTCCTTATCAACCATTGAATTAA
- a CDS encoding glycosyltransferase yields the protein MQKSKLRIALFSGLYAPFLTGVSVAVHQRVHWLLKQGHEVLLVHPQINDKFPKKVGSRPMAGLEELKPFPNFSSFAFPTQPLIFYKSLPQPLSYRHWSDTKLLSDFQPDIIVVEEAAQMRGLYSGLLQGYGRPVGVKYAKRTHTPIISVFHTDIVAYIKYYFGDIFFSLVRPLIPLLVKQFSDNYDLNVFPSREQLKKYHNLKCQRSEYVPYQGIDCEKFHPRNITHNPIPDDSRPTLLFVGRITAEKNVTQLIDMYPLIAAKIPDVHLVIIGSGPLDEEIRRRVQKFPSGITFWGESHGTELLGWFARADVFVNPSVTENFCTTTNEALASGTPVVAAIAPSTSEQVFPGLNGLLAEPNSPEDFAQKIITILENPELKSALSEQARPSILGYDWSACMEKFESKLYELVQSSDKQEVTSV from the coding sequence ATGCAAAAATCAAAGCTTCGCATTGCGCTGTTTAGCGGATTATATGCACCTTTTTTAACTGGAGTCTCAGTTGCGGTACACCAGAGGGTTCATTGGTTGTTAAAACAAGGTCATGAAGTATTACTTGTTCACCCCCAAATTAACGACAAGTTCCCCAAAAAAGTAGGAAGCCGCCCAATGGCGGGACTAGAAGAACTAAAACCTTTCCCCAATTTTTCTTCCTTTGCATTTCCCACACAACCACTGATATTTTATAAGTCTCTTCCCCAACCTTTAAGCTATCGCCATTGGAGTGATACTAAGTTACTTTCAGACTTCCAACCAGATATAATCGTAGTGGAAGAAGCAGCACAAATGCGGGGTTTATACTCAGGTTTGTTGCAGGGTTATGGTCGTCCTGTAGGTGTAAAATATGCTAAACGCACCCATACACCCATTATTTCTGTCTTCCACACAGACATTGTTGCCTATATCAAATATTACTTTGGTGATATCTTCTTTAGCTTGGTGCGCCCTCTGATTCCACTTTTAGTAAAACAGTTTAGTGACAATTATGACTTGAATGTGTTTCCTTCACGAGAACAACTCAAGAAATACCACAACTTAAAATGTCAGCGTAGCGAATATGTGCCTTATCAAGGAATTGATTGCGAGAAATTTCATCCCCGCAACATCACTCACAACCCAATTCCCGACGATAGTAGACCAACTCTATTATTTGTAGGACGCATCACCGCCGAGAAAAATGTCACGCAACTCATAGATATGTATCCTCTGATTGCTGCCAAAATTCCTGATGTGCATTTGGTAATTATTGGTAGTGGGCCTCTAGATGAAGAAATCCGCAGACGCGTGCAAAAATTTCCTTCCGGTATTACCTTCTGGGGTGAGTCTCACGGTACAGAACTTTTAGGTTGGTTCGCCCGCGCCGATGTTTTTGTCAATCCTTCTGTAACAGAAAACTTCTGCACTACAACCAACGAAGCCTTAGCTTCTGGTACTCCCGTAGTTGCAGCGATCGCACCATCAACTTCAGAACAAGTTTTCCCTGGTCTGAATGGTCTTTTAGCAGAACCTAATAGTCCAGAAGATTTTGCTCAAAAGATAATTACAATTTTGGAAAATCCTGAACTCAAATCTGCCTTGAGTGAACAAGCCCGCCCTTCCATACTGGGTTACGATTGGTCAGCTTGTATGGAAAAGTTTGAAAGCAAGCTGTATGAATTAGTACAATCTTCCGACAAGCAAGAAGTAACTTCTGTGTAA
- the cpdA gene encoding 3',5'-cyclic-AMP phosphodiesterase, with protein MNEKLPISIAQITDIHLLASESQRLQGISTIESFLAVMKRLEELRPELDLLLMTGDLSEDGTPESYENLQHYLNSLQIAAYWLPGNHDCAIAMDKILNLGMVSRRKSFQRGNWNFILLNSSIPDCVYGYLSATTLDWLDSELRMLPNNPTLIALHHPPVSVNSAWIDGSCLRNSQELFAVIDRYPQVKLVLFGHIHQEFRHQRHNVHYLGSPSTCYQFQSQSPIFAINQELPGFRLLKLYADGTWTTKIERVPYSLPIESAVTVSY; from the coding sequence ATGAACGAAAAGTTACCCATCTCAATTGCTCAAATAACGGACATACATCTGTTGGCTTCAGAAAGCCAAAGGCTACAAGGAATATCTACAATAGAGTCTTTTTTAGCTGTGATGAAGCGGCTAGAGGAACTACGACCAGAGTTAGACTTGCTGCTGATGACGGGAGATTTATCCGAAGATGGGACACCAGAATCTTATGAAAACCTACAACACTATTTAAATTCATTGCAAATAGCCGCTTATTGGCTCCCAGGAAATCATGACTGTGCGATCGCAATGGATAAAATATTAAATCTAGGCATGGTTTCCCGACGTAAGTCTTTTCAACGTGGAAATTGGAATTTCATTTTGCTTAACTCTAGTATTCCTGATTGTGTATATGGTTATCTCTCAGCTACTACACTAGATTGGCTGGATTCTGAGTTAAGAATGCTACCTAATAACCCCACATTAATAGCGTTGCATCATCCTCCTGTATCAGTCAATTCCGCATGGATAGATGGTAGCTGTCTCCGGAATTCTCAAGAGTTATTTGCTGTGATTGATCGTTACCCGCAGGTCAAGCTAGTCTTGTTTGGTCATATTCACCAAGAATTTCGACATCAGCGCCACAATGTTCATTACTTGGGATCTCCCTCAACTTGCTATCAGTTCCAGTCGCAAAGCCCCATTTTTGCGATTAACCAAGAACTACCAGGTTTTCGTTTGTTGAAACTATACGCCGATGGCACATGGACAACTAAAATTGAGCGAGTGCCTTATTCCCTCCCAATAGAGTCGGCGGTAACGGTATCTTACTAA
- a CDS encoding tetratricopeptide repeat protein, with amino-acid sequence MLRRLSLFITTVIIWQLTSSVTLARSNDPQQADRFPPSPLEITKPDPLVPTLRDKQQLTVPERQKLEAALDELNQQATAKLQAGDNLGAFEIWNRELRLRRYLGAVTEVKALSRVGEIAWNQNDSQELLYITQRLQAIQKQVQLQNKNVQQSVDLPLLQALGEAYQKVRSLKGAITVYSEVLATVREKQDLVAQVNTLTTIGELNLNWFDYPQAATAYEELLRLATSGGENQNQEFTYLQKLAYIYQQSKQAQKSIDVLNKIKAIYSQNNNFTQLPTLQLAIAANYETLARENPALIEAAFKNYQEAYITAWQLQQYPSAAEAVQKLISLYRSQGQLDEALQASEILLEIQTRAVNFYGLMEAYDQIGKLYLERKDSSAALAAFQKGLELARQLKHQEAYFTQQINSI; translated from the coding sequence ATGCTAAGGCGCTTAAGTCTCTTTATTACGACTGTGATTATTTGGCAACTTACCAGTTCTGTAACTCTAGCCAGGAGTAACGATCCTCAACAAGCAGACAGGTTTCCTCCTAGTCCATTGGAAATTACTAAGCCTGATCCGCTTGTACCCACTTTGCGAGATAAACAGCAGTTAACTGTTCCAGAAAGACAAAAGTTGGAAGCGGCGCTAGATGAGTTGAATCAACAAGCAACGGCAAAGTTGCAAGCTGGGGATAATTTAGGGGCGTTTGAAATTTGGAACCGTGAACTACGCTTGCGCCGTTATTTAGGGGCTGTTACTGAAGTAAAAGCCCTGTCGCGGGTTGGTGAGATTGCATGGAATCAAAACGATAGCCAAGAGCTACTATATATTACTCAAAGATTACAAGCAATTCAAAAACAGGTACAACTGCAAAACAAAAATGTGCAGCAAAGTGTTGACTTACCACTACTACAAGCCTTGGGCGAAGCTTATCAGAAAGTGCGATCGCTAAAAGGTGCCATTACAGTTTATAGCGAAGTTTTAGCCACAGTTCGGGAAAAACAAGATTTAGTTGCCCAAGTAAATACTCTCACAACCATAGGGGAACTCAATCTCAATTGGTTTGATTATCCCCAAGCTGCTACCGCCTACGAGGAGTTGCTTAGATTAGCTACCTCTGGGGGTGAAAATCAAAATCAAGAGTTCACATACTTGCAAAAGCTAGCTTATATTTATCAACAGTCTAAGCAAGCACAAAAATCTATTGATGTTTTAAACAAAATAAAAGCTATTTATTCCCAGAATAATAATTTTACTCAATTGCCAACCTTACAGCTAGCGATCGCCGCTAATTATGAAACTTTAGCGCGAGAAAATCCTGCTTTAATCGAAGCAGCTTTTAAAAACTATCAAGAAGCTTATATAACTGCATGGCAATTGCAACAGTATCCTAGTGCGGCGGAAGCTGTACAGAAATTAATCTCACTGTACCGTTCTCAAGGACAGCTAGATGAAGCTTTGCAAGCCAGCGAAATTCTTTTAGAAATACAAACACGAGCCGTCAATTTTTATGGTTTGATGGAGGCTTACGACCAAATAGGGAAATTATACTTAGAGCGGAAAGACTCCTCAGCCGCACTCGCAGCATTTCAAAAGGGTTTAGAACTGGCGAGACAATTAAAACATCAAGAAGCTTATTTCACACAGCAAATTAACAGTATTTAA